The stretch of DNA TTAAGATGTTAACTGATTATGCAAGTGAAGAGCCTAATTTGTGCGAATGGATGCAAGAGGATAAAGAACTGTCTACTCATGGCCATTATTATCTTTACTACGAGATTGGAGAAATTGATAAATAGCTTTATTTGGTCAGGGGATATCACTCAAAGGAAGCTGGCAGTTGTTAGTTGGAAGAACGTGTGCAAGCCTTTTAATCATGGTGGTTGTGGCCACAAGTCTTTATTTACTCTCAATGAAGCCTCAAATTTAAAGCTTTGTTAGGACATGTTACATTCACAGGAACATTGGGCTATATTACTGAGAAGCTCGGTCTGTAGAGATAAACAATGCATCAATCACCACATTTTTTCATCCTTATGGAGTAGCTTCAAGTCGGAGTTCTAGCTTTTTACTATAAATTTCTGGAATGACAGATGGTGTGATAAACAATCTTTGGCTCAAACATTACACATACCTGTCAATCTTCATCAGTTTCTTTCTGCTACTGTTGCAGACTTTATTCATGATCACCATTATTGATAGACTTTATTCCTTTTTGATCTGGAAGTTATGTTCCCTAATCTCAGACACATTATTGATAGGGTTTCAATCCCAATGGAGCATAAGCCTGATGTATTCCCCAAATACTTCTTTCCCTCTCATCGCATCTCAGTTTTCCTTCCTCTCTCTCAAATCACAACCAAACActcattttccctctcttttcTCTCCGATCAAAATGGCACGTACAAAACAAACCGCTCGCAAATCCACCGGAGGAAAAGCACCAAGGAAACAACTAGCAACAAAAGCTGCACGGAAATCTGCTCCGGGGACCGGAGGAGTGAAGAAACCTCACAGATTTCGTCCAGGAACAGTTGCTTTAAGAGAGATCAGAAAGTATCAAAAGAGCACAGAGCTTCTCATTAGGAAACTTCCATTCCAAAGATTGGTCAGAGAAATCGCTCAGGATTTCAAAACTGATCTACGATTCCAAAGTAGTGTTGTTTCTGCTCTTCAAGAAGCTGTTGAAGCTTATCTTGTTGGTTTGTTTGAAGATACTAATCTTAGTTCTATTCATGCTAAGAGAGTTACTATTATGCCTAAGGATATTCAACTTGCTCGTAGGATTAGAGGCGAGAGGGCTTAGATTTGATTTGTTAGGGTTTGGTTCTTGATTAGATTTCTGTTACAGTTCTGTTCTTGATTAGATTTCTGTTAGGGTTTGAATCTTGGCTAATCATGTTCTTGTAAGAAAGTTTCGATCTAATTTAGAATGTAATCAGGTTTTAATTTGAATTGAATGGGTTAACAGTCTTTGTTTCagaaattataatttttgaagTTCATGTTTTCTCTTATCTTTGTTTAATTacttttgttttaattgtttatgattttttcaagttcttattTTGCTGTATTTGTGCAATCTACTAGTTTCTTGTTTTAATTTGCTTCTGGACATAATCAATACAAACCAGTTTATTGCTCAAATTTTACACTTCATGGTTGATAGTGGAATCGTGCATTTCCAGAATCTAAGACAAGTTTTGAACTTATTATttcatgaaaataatgtaacttGAGCAGTCGTGAACTATGAAACATATACACCCATTGGATCAGGTGTGTCTTGGTACTGGACACACAATATCTCACATTGACACATACGATTATATTGAATTACTGGtatatcattttctcaaattattatctatGTCGACATATAAGTGTTTGTGTCATATCTGTTGTTAGTGTTTATGCTTCCAAGGTCTTGAACAATACAAACAATTGTAGCTCATAGTTGGTCATTCTACTTCGAC from Trifolium pratense cultivar HEN17-A07 linkage group LG5, ARS_RC_1.1, whole genome shotgun sequence encodes:
- the LOC123883814 gene encoding histone H3.2-like; the encoded protein is MARTKQTARKSTGGKAPRKQLATKAARKSAPGTGGVKKPHRFRPGTVALREIRKYQKSTELLIRKLPFQRLVREIAQDFKTDLRFQSSVVSALQEAVEAYLVGLFEDTNLSSIHAKRVTIMPKDIQLARRIRGERA